In Aegilops tauschii subsp. strangulata cultivar AL8/78 chromosome 3, Aet v6.0, whole genome shotgun sequence, one genomic interval encodes:
- the LOC109757985 gene encoding PHD finger protein ALFIN-LIKE 6: MDGAGAGGAYVARTAEEVFRDLRGRRAGMIKALTEDVDKFFKLCDPEKENLCLYGYPNETWEVTLPAEEVPPEIPEPALGINFARDGMNEKDWLALVAVHSDSWLLSVAFYFGARFGFDKENRRRLFNMINNLPTIYEVVTGIAKKQSKEKTPNSSSKSSKPSMKVLSRAEPRAKAKVPAPKDEEESGEDEGDEEEEEHDNTLCGTCGTNDGKDEFWICCDNCEKWYHGKCVKITPARAEHIKHYRCPECTNGGSNSNKRVKT; this comes from the exons ATGGACGGCGCCGGCGCAGGAGGGGCGTACGTCGCGCGCACGGCGGAGGAGGTCTTCCGCGACCTCCGCGGCCGCCGCGCCGGCATGATCAAGGCCCTCACCGAAG ATGTGGACAAGTTCTTCAAGCTCTGCGACCCTG AAAAGGAGAACTTGTGCCTTTATGGATATCCCAATGAGACATGGGAAGTGACCTTGCCAGCTGAGGAAGTGCCCCCAGAGATCCCTGAACCAGCATTAGGAATCAACTTCGCAAGGGATGGAATGAATGAGAAGGATTGGTTGGCGCTAGTTGCAGTTCACAGTGATTCCTGGTTACTGTCCGTCGCATTCTACTTTGGAGCCCGCTTTGGCTTCGACAAAGAGAATAG GAGGCGACTGTTCAACATGATAAACAACTTGCCCACTATATACGAGGTAGTGACAGGAATCGCCAAGAAGCAGTCCAAGGAAAAGACTCCCAACAGCAGTAGCAAGAGCAGCAAGCCCAGTATGAAAGTG CTCTCGAGAGCCGAGCCCCGTGCAAAGGCCAAGGTGCCAGCCCCCAAGGACGAGGAGGAGAGCGGCGAGGACgagggcgacgaggaggaggaggagcacgacAACACCCTGTGCGGGACCTGCGGCACCAACGACGGCAAGGACGAGTTCTGGATCTGCTGCGACAACTGCGAGAAGTGGTACCACGGCAAGTGCGTCAAGATCACGCCCGCCCGGGCGGAGCACATCAAGCACTACCGGTGCCCGGAGTGCACCAACGGCGGCTCCAACAGCAACAAGAGGGTCAAGACATGa